The Myxococcota bacterium genome has a segment encoding these proteins:
- a CDS encoding MFS transporter: MSEPDPDREASERDTAVEGERAPRAERAAGAAGAGWDGPFPLPYTLWVLGLALLVSAFNTLDRTIVSILVERIKADFALSDTQLGLLMGPAFAVVYLFLVLPLARLADVWVRRTVIAASLFVWSLFTAAASFTSTFAQLFAARMGVGVGEAGGTAPTASLLVDYLPPRHRARGISVVSIGATLGLGAGMILGGVVAERWDWRAAFLAAGVPGMLLAFLFHATVREPARGASQRDGDATQPALGDALRYLATSPTFVVILVANAASVFAALGRNMWEPGFLIRIYEMGEVEAATWYFVTSPLPSAFGIWLGGRLADGLGARDARWYLWIPAIGQAIGVPMLVAFLLWPREHELLGVPVALWWSAGGSIVGSFFTAPFIATIQNVAKLRMRALASGVSTLVSTLVGLGAGPLLVGMTSDWIAPRYGSEAIRYSLLVPTIAPLASALVCVAGASRVARDLERARRATTSG; this comes from the coding sequence GTGAGCGAACCGGATCCCGACCGCGAGGCCTCCGAGCGAGACACGGCCGTCGAGGGCGAGCGCGCCCCTCGCGCGGAGCGCGCCGCGGGCGCCGCCGGCGCAGGCTGGGACGGCCCGTTCCCGCTGCCGTACACGCTCTGGGTGCTCGGGCTCGCGCTGCTCGTGTCGGCCTTCAACACGCTCGATCGCACGATCGTCTCGATCCTCGTCGAGCGCATCAAGGCCGACTTCGCGCTCTCGGACACGCAGCTCGGCCTGCTCATGGGGCCGGCGTTCGCCGTCGTCTACCTGTTCCTCGTGCTGCCGCTCGCGCGTCTCGCGGACGTGTGGGTGCGGCGCACGGTGATCGCGGCGAGCCTCTTCGTCTGGAGCCTGTTCACGGCGGCCGCGTCGTTCACGTCGACGTTCGCGCAGCTGTTCGCGGCGCGGATGGGCGTCGGCGTCGGCGAAGCCGGCGGCACGGCGCCGACCGCGTCGCTGCTCGTCGACTACCTGCCGCCGCGCCACCGGGCGCGCGGCATCTCGGTCGTGTCGATCGGCGCGACGCTCGGGCTCGGCGCGGGCATGATCCTCGGCGGCGTGGTCGCCGAGCGCTGGGACTGGCGCGCCGCGTTCCTCGCCGCGGGCGTGCCGGGCATGCTGCTCGCGTTCCTCTTCCACGCGACCGTGCGCGAGCCCGCGCGCGGCGCGAGCCAGCGCGACGGCGACGCGACGCAGCCCGCGCTCGGCGACGCGCTCCGCTACCTCGCCACGAGCCCGACCTTCGTCGTCATCCTGGTCGCCAACGCGGCCTCCGTGTTCGCGGCGCTCGGCCGCAACATGTGGGAGCCCGGCTTCCTGATCCGCATCTACGAGATGGGCGAGGTCGAGGCCGCCACGTGGTACTTCGTCACGAGCCCGCTGCCGTCGGCGTTCGGCATCTGGCTCGGCGGGCGGCTCGCGGACGGCCTCGGCGCGCGGGACGCGCGCTGGTACCTGTGGATCCCGGCGATCGGACAGGCCATCGGCGTGCCGATGCTGGTCGCCTTCCTGCTGTGGCCGCGCGAGCACGAGCTGCTCGGCGTCCCGGTCGCGCTCTGGTGGAGCGCGGGCGGCTCGATCGTCGGCTCGTTCTTCACGGCGCCCTTCATCGCCACCATCCAGAACGTCGCGAAGCTGCGCATGCGCGCGCTCGCGTCGGGCGTGTCGACGCTCGTGTCGACGCTCGTCGGGCTCGGCGCCGGGCCGCTGCTCGTCGGCATGACGTCGGACTGGATCGCGCCCCGCTACGGCAGCGAGGCCATCCGTTACTCGCTGCTCGTTCCGACGATCGCGCCGCTCGCGAGCGCGCTCGTGTGCGTCGCCGGCGCGTCGCGCGTCGCGCGCGACCTCGAGCGCGCGCGGCGCGCGACGACTTCAGGTTAG